A stretch of the Panicum virgatum strain AP13 chromosome 9N, P.virgatum_v5, whole genome shotgun sequence genome encodes the following:
- the LOC120691316 gene encoding uncharacterized protein LOC120691316 has translation MRSMPFQLKNGHHHHGAVMEGKPPPPPPQPATPRVSMFRRLLVKVSASEKFVADGKERDKDEKPQPPPAGEGDAAGSVGLDRMVLSFMEDAATVERPPRGRCNCFNGSNHEESDDEEFDFLPSEHASAPVAAGAGDTLEALKGLVQSASVAERNLLADASRIADKCGKSGKGKAEYRRAVADGLRALGYDAAVCKSRWEKTPSYPAGDHEYIDAMVGKEEVRLIVEVDFRSQFELARSTKAYRAALQALPPLFVGTLDRLGQIVAVVAESARQSLKKKGLHFPPWRKPEYMRAKWLSPHVRCGGDKAVVPGPAAAAATPVQAASFSGEFELVFDRKPNNVAAAGEKITVVVSPWRPTEEASKKQQLPKAKVVTGLAAVL, from the exons ATGCGATCGATGCCGTTCCAGCTGAAGAACGGTCACCACCACCACGGTGCCGTCATGGaagggaagccgccgccgccgccgccgcagcctgcaACGCCGAGGGTGTCGATGTTCCGGAGGCTGCTCGTGAAGGTGTCAGCCTCGGAGAAGTTTGTCGCCGATGGCAAGGAGAGGGACAAGGACGAGAAGCCGCAGCCGCcccccgccggcgagggcgacgCCGCGGGGTCCGTCGGGCTGGACCGCATGGTGCTCAGCTTCATGGAGGACGCCGCGACAGTCGAGCGGCCGCCGCGGGGGCGCTGCAACTGCTTCAACGGCAGCAACCACGAGGAGAGCGATGACGAGGAGTTCGACTTCCTCCCCTCCGAGCACGCCTccgcgccggtcgccgccggtgcAGGCGACACCTTGGAGGCTCTCAAG GGCCTGGTGCAGAGCGCGAGCGTTGCGGAACGGAATCTTCTCGCAGACGCGTCTAGGATCGCGGACAAGTGCGGCAAGAGCGGCAAGGGCAAGGCGGAGTACCGCCGCGCGGTGGCCGACGGCCTCAGGGCCCTCGGCTACGACGCCGCCGTGTGCAAGTCGCGGTGGGAGAAGACCCCCTCCTACCCCGCAG GGGACCACGAGTACATCGACGCCATGGTGGGGAAGGAGGAGGTGAGGCTGATAGTCGAGGTGGACTTCCGGTCGCAGTTCGAGCTGGCGCGGTCGACCAAGGCGTACCGTGCGGCGCTCcaggcgctgccgccgctgttCGTGGGGACCCTGGACCGGCTCGGCCAGATTGTGGCCGTCGTGGCAGAGTCGGCGCGGCAGAGCCTCAAGAAGAAGGGGCTACACTTCCCCCCGTGGCGCAAGCCGGAGTACATGCGCGCCAAGTGGCTCTCCCCGCACGTCCGCTGCGGCGGCGACAAGGCCGTCGTTCCGGGGCCGGCTGCGGCCGCAGCGACGCCGGTCCAAGCGGCGAGCTTTTCCGGCGAGTTCGAGCTGGTGTTCGACAGGAAGCCAAAtaacgtcgccgccgccggcgagaagATAACGGTGGTCGTGTCGCCGTGGCGCCCAACGGAGGAGGCGAGCAAGAAGCAGCAGCTGCCCAAGGCGAAGGTCGTCACagggctcgccgccgtcctctgA
- the LOC120690156 gene encoding pyruvate kinase isozyme A, chloroplastic-like → MSHARSESDEAPWASDAASRRPAGDNPKDPNPELRRRPAESLTRLAAVASLVDCSPPPQRAAMATTARSLHLPTPPKPAIPSHHRLPVPFHFRPRPQRLGRRLAASSSDLTSFPDPAPTPNGVYVPWAAAHPAAAAAIDVDAATEAELRENGFRSTRRTKLVCTIGPATCGAAELEALAVVGMNVARVNMCHGDREWHRGVIRAVRRLNDEKGFAVAVMMDTEGCEIHMGDLGGAPSAKAEDGQVWTFSVRSSDTSLPDRIIHVNYDGFAEDVKTGDELFVDGGMARFEVIEKLGPDVKCRCTDPGLVLPRANLTIWRDGSVVRERNAMLPTISSKDWIDIDFGIAEGVDFIAVSFVKSAEVIKHLKSYITARSRGSDIGVIAKIESIDALKNLEEIIRASDGVMVARGDLGAQIPLEQVPSVQQKVVRTCRQLNKPVIVASQLLESMIEYPTPTRAEVADVSEAVRQRADALMLSGESAMGRYPEKALSVLRSVSLRIEKWWREEKRHEALELEDVSSSFSDKISEEICNSAAKMANNLGVDAVFVYTKDGHMASLLSRCRPDCPIFAFTSSTSVRRRLNLQWGLIPFRLSDSDDMESNLNRTFSLLKARGMVQSGDLVIALSDMLQSIQVMNVP, encoded by the exons ATGTCGCATGCCAGATCCGAATCTGACGAAGCGCCGTGGGCATCTGACGCTGCATCCAGGCGGCCCGCGGGCGACAATCCCAAAGACCCAAACCCAGAgctacgccgccgccccgctgagTCGCTGACCCGCCTCGCCGCTGTCGCCAGCCTCGTGGactgctctccgccgccgcagcgagcAGCCATGGCTACCACCGCTCGCTCTCTCCACCTCCCGACACCTCCTAAACCCGCTATCCCCTCCCACCACCGCCTCCCTGTCCCCTTCCACTTCCGGCCCCGCCCCCagcgcctcggccgccgcctggCCGCCTCGTCCTCCGACCTCACCTCGTTCCCCGACCCGGCCCCGACCCCGAACGGCGTCTACGTCCCGTGGGCGGCGGCCCaccccgcggcggccgcggccatcGACGTGGACGCCGCCACGGAGGCGGAGCTGCGGGAGAATGGGTTCCGGAGTACGCGCCGCACCAAGCTGGTCTGCACCATTGGGCCCGCCACCTgcggcgccgccgagctcgaggcgctcgccgtcgtcggcaTGAACGTCGCGCGGGTCAACATGTGCCACGGCGACCGCGAGTGGCACCGCGGGGTCATCCGCGCCGTGCGAAGGCTCAACGACGAGAAGGggttcgccgtcgccgtcatGATGGACACCGAGGGGTGCGAGATCCACATGGGCGACCTCGGCGGCGCGCCCTCCGCAAAGGCCGAG GATGGACAAGTTTGGACATTCAGCGTTAGATCTTCTGACACATCACTACCAGATCGTATCATTCATGTGAATTACGATGGATTTGCTGAAG ATGTTAAAACTGGCGATGAACTATTTGTGGACGGTGGAATGGCCAGGTTTGAGGTGATTGAAAAGCTAGGGCCAGATGTGAAGTGTCGTTGCACTGATCCTGGTTTGGTGCTGCCACGAGCTAATCTTACTATATGGCGTGATGGCAGTGTAGTGCGAGAGAGGAATGCTATGCTACCTACAATTTCATCAAAG GACTGGATTGACATTGATTTTGGAATTGCTGAAGGTGTAGATTTCATCGCTGTATCATTTGTCAAGTCTGCAGAAGTAATTAAACATCTGAAGAGCTACATTACTGCACGGAGCCGTGGAAG TGACATAGGGGTCATTGCAAAGATTGAGAGCATTGATGCTTTGAAGAACTTGGAAGAGATTATCCGTGCATCAGATGGAGTAATGGTAGCCCGAGGGGACTTGGGGGCACAGATCCCCCTGGAACAGGTCCCTTCTGTACAGCAGAAAGTAGTTAGAACGTGCAGACAGCTCAACAAGCCAGTCATTGTTGCTTCTCAGCTTCTGGAATCAATGATTGAGTATCCTACACCCACTAGGGCTGAGGTTGCTGATGTTTCTGAAGCAGTCCGCCAGCGTGCAGATGCTCTCATGCTTTCTGGTGAGTCGGCCATGGGAAGGTATCCAGAGAAGGCTCTCAGTGTCCTTAGGAGTGTTAGTCTGAGGATTGAAAAGTGGTGGAGAGAAGAGAAACGCCATGAGGCATTGGAGCTTGAAGATGTCTCGTCTTCCTTCTCTGATAAGATATCAGAGGAAATATGCAATTCGGCAGCGAAAATGG CCAACAACTTGGGAGTCGATGCTGTTTTCGTCTACACAAAGGATGGCCACATGGCCTCCCTGCTCTCACGATGCCGCCCCGACTGCCCAATCTTCGCATTCACGTCCTCGACTTCTGTCAGGAGACGGCTGAACCTACAGTGGGGTCTCATCCCGTTCCGGCTCAGTGACTCTGATGACATGGAGAGCAACCTCAACCGCACCTTCTCCCTGCTCAAGGCCAGGGGTATGGTGCAGTCTGGTGACCTGGTGATTGCGCTTTCCGACATGCTGCAGTCCATCCAAGTGATGAATGTACCCTAG
- the LOC120687625 gene encoding uncharacterized protein LOC120687625, which yields MKMLAYGSIADALDDGQRMGESTILKSLKEFVYTIISVFGPEYLRKPNAKELEHILAVNEARGFPGMIGSIDCMHWEWENCPSGWAGMYKGHKGSHNDINVLQCSPVFDELANGNAPPMDFTVNGNPYCMGYYLTDVIYPEWATLVKSISAPVSNKQKIFAGQQKSCRKDVERAFGVLQAKWKILHGPCKLWRHKDLNAIMLACVILHNMVIEDERNVQIPRIARSEWPGR from the exons ATGAAGATGCTTGCCTACGGGTCAATTGCAGATGCTTTAGATGATGGGCAACGTATGGGTGAATCAACAATTCTCAAGTCGTTGAAAGAATTTGTGTACACTATCATATCTGTCTTTGGCCCAGAGTATCTTAGGAAACCCAATGCAAAGGAGTTGGAACACATCCTAGCTGTTAATGAGGCCCGTGGTTTTCCTGGGATGATTGGCAGTATAGACTGTATGCATTGGGAGTGGGAGAATTGTCCTAGTGGCTGGGCAGGAATGTACAAGGGGCACAAAG GATCTCACAACGATATCAACGTGTTGCAGTGTTCTCCAGTGTTTGATGAGTTAGCTAACGGAAACGCTCCTCCTATGGACTTCACTGTCAACGGTAACCCTTACTGTATGGGTTACTACTTGACAGATGTAATATATCCTGAGTGGGCTACTTTGGTAAAGAGCATTAGTGCACCTGTGAGCAACAAGCAGAAGATATTTGCTGGCCAGCAGAAAAGTTGCAGAAAGGATGTTGAAAGGGCATTTGGTGTGCTGCAAGCAAAGTGGAAGATACTCCACGGTCCTTGTAAACTTTGGAGGCACAAGGACCTCAATGCTATAATGCTAGCATGTGTAATCCTCCATAACATGGTAATTGAAGATGAGCGCAATGTTCAGATCCCTAGAATTGCTCGCAGTGAGTGGCCTGGCCGGTAG